DNA sequence from the Butyricimonas faecalis genome:
TTGGTTTGTCTTATCGTTCCAAAATCAAAATGCGGGTAAAAGAAGGGGAGGCTTCCTTAAATTATGCCAACCGTCGTATTGAAGATTTGTTTACCAATATGGAAGATTTGCTTGCAAAATATGGTCCGATGTTGAATCAGCTACTGGGAGTGACGGTTCCGAATATCTCTATTCCCAAGTATGATGAGGGATCTTTTCGTGCAGAATTACCCTTGCCTTCCAACACGACATTGGGTGTAAGTTATCGTCCCACGGATCGTTGGGAACTGGCGTTAGATTTACAGTACGTGGGGTGGAATGCTTACGATTCTTTGAACGTGCATTTTAATGAGGCTGAATTGGGTATAGCACCGATTAAAGCAGAGAAAAATTATAAAAACTCAATGACTTACCGTATCGGGGCGAGCTATAAGACGACGGATCGTTTAGTGTTACGTGCCGGTGTATATTATGATCAAAGTCCGATTCGTAAGAAATTGTACAACCCGGAAACTCCAGGGATGAACAAATTAGGACTCTCTGCCGGATTGACTTTCGAACCTTACAAAGGTTTGCAATTTGATGTGGCATTCCTTTACATTCAAGGATTTAGCCAACATGGGAAGTACCCGTACAAGAACGTGGTCACGGGAGAGGATGAAATGTTCGAGGGAAAATATAAATCTACGGCGTTCTCTCCGTCTATCGGTATTTCTTATCGGTTCTAATCAAGTGTTATGTGTATATGAATGAGAGGCGGCGTTTATCGCTGCCTTTTGTTATTATTGAATGGTCACTTACTGCTTTGACCACATCCCCATGAATAGGGGTCAGCATAGGTAAATTTAATCATATATAGGGATTTACAGGTATTATCCGGGGAGCTATCTTTGTCATGTATAAAATAAATAATACATCGAGATGAAGAAAGTTGGAATATTTTATGGCTCCACGACAGGAGCAACCGAAGGAGTGGCAGAAACGATTGCCTCTCGTTTGGGAGTCGCAAATGAAGATATACATAACGTGGGAACTACAAAAGTGGATGAGGTCGACAAGTACGATGTTTTGTTATTGGGTAGTTCTACATGGGGAATCGGGGAATTGCAGGACGATTGGAACGATTTCTTGGATAAACTAAAAGCGAAAAAATTGTCTGGTAAGACCGTGGCAATCTTCGGGTGCGGGGATTCAGCCTCTTTTGGTGGATCATTCTGCAGTGCTATCGGAATAATTTATAACGAGTTGCAAGGAAGTGGATGTCAATTTGCCGGTTCGGTGGATACCGACGGGTATAGTTACGACTCTTCCGAGGCTTGTGTGGATGGTCAGTTCGTGGGGCTTCCTTTGGATGAATCCAATGAATCTGATCAGACTGATAAGAGAATAGATACTTGGATTAGTGGTTTGAAGCAAGTGATCTGTTGAGTCTAGTTGTTGTTTTTGATTTTATGCCAGGATGGAAATCCTGGCATATTTATTTATTAGGATGGAAGCGTGTCAGATGCTTCCGGTTGAATCTCGATAATCCTTCCTTTCTCCCGAATGTATTTGTATAGGGCTTTGTAGAACGGGTGACAGGTGAGTGTGGTGGCATCTCCCAGGATAATGAGTTTCATGCGGGCTCGGGTAATGGCCACGTTCATGCGGCGTAGATCGTTTAAGAAACCGATATTTCCTTCGTCATTAGCTCTTACCAGACTGATTAGGATGACATCCCGTTCCTGTCCTTGAAATCCGTCCACGGTGTGGATCGTGATGAGTTTCCGCAAGGGAATAAAAAAGCGATTCCGTTTGATGATTTGCCGGATATATTGTACTTGTACCCGGTAAGGAGAGATTAACCCGAAATCGATTCTTTCATCCAGCACCCGTTCGACACCGATTTTCTCGATATATTCCTGTAATTGTTTTACCAGCAATTCGGCTTCCGGTTTATTGATTCGTCCGTATGTTTCATTAACACAATCTTCCGAGAACTTGCAGAGAGCCGTGTCGAACCATTCTATGGGTGTGTCGTATTCGAGAATATTTCGATGGCGAACTTCTGGAGAGGCCTGCAATCGCCCCTTGTAGAACCATTTCGAGGGAAAATACATGATGTCCTCGTGCATACGGTACTGCGTTTCGAGCATGGAAACCGTTTCGGGTTTACGCAGGATGATCTTTTGGAGCAGCGTGCGATCCAGACCGCCTTTTGCCGCCTCGTAACATTTGATGGTGGGAGGCAACTGAAAGTGGTCCCCGGCAAGTATTACCCGGTAAGCCTTGGATATGGCAATCCAGCAAGCCGCCTCTAGGGCTTGTGCGGCCTCGTCGATAAACAGGGTGGAAAACATTTTCCCGTTTAATTGTTTATTGGCGGAACCGACTAGCGTGCAAGCTATCACCCGGGCCTCCCCGAAGAGTTGGGCATCAATCTTAATTTCCAATTTGATGGCTTGATCTCGTAACTCGTGCAGCATCCGGCGGGAAGACTCTCGTTTGGCTCCTTTCAAGCGTTTCAAACGTCCGGAGAGTTCCCGAATAGATGCTCTTGCGGCTCGTAACGCTGGGTAAGCCGGATGAGATTCAAATTTGCGTTCGTACGTGAATGACAGCATTTTATCATTTACCCGCGTGGGATTCCCGATTCGCAATACATTGACTCCCCGATCCAGTAACTTTTCGGCTATCCAGTCTACGGCTGTATTGCTTTGGGCGCAAACCAGCACTTGATTCTCTCGTCGCAGCGTTTCGTAGACGGACTCTACGAGCGTGGTTGTTTTTCCGGTTCCGGGAGGACCGTGAACAACGGCGACCTCTTTGGTTGCCAGAACCCGATTTACTGCTTGCTCCTGTGAACGATTCAGCCACGTTAGATGAATCGGTTGAAGTTGCCGTTGTTCTGCCATCTCGTTCCCCAGTATAACTTCCCGCAAATGGGCAAGGCGATTGTTCTTGGCTTCCATGACTTCCTTTAGGGCGGAAAACATGGTTTTATAGGATGTTCCGTCAAAATAGAGTTGCACGCCCAGATCCTTGGTCCCTTGAATATCCAAAAGACTGTTGGAGTTGGGCAACACGACGAGCATCGTGTTTTCGTGAACGTAACTGATGGTTGCCGAGAAATTGAAATAACGCAGGTTTCCCGTTGCGTCAAAACGGAAAAAGCAAACCGGCCGGCCGTATTCGAAATTGTGATCCGTGTCGTCATTCTCATCCCGTTTGACTTCTATGACGAGCTGGTTTAGCGAGTTGTAGTAACTTCTATGGGCTGACACGGGATACCAGCAAACGCCCTGCTGAATCCTTTTGGGGATTCCGGCACGTTGCGTTTGTTGGTAGAATGTCTCTTTTTCAAATTCGAACTCCTCTTGCAACAGTTTGTATTGTCGCAGGAGATCGATGAGGGGGGAGGTTATTGGTTCATTAGCCATGTTAAACGGGTTACCAGGTTAATATTTCGTTCCCGGTTTCCGTGATTAGTATGGTGTTTTCCCATTGAGCGGAAGGTTGTTCGTCTTCAGTAATAACCGTCCAGTCATTATCCTCGTCTATGAATACATATCGTTCTCCCATGTTGATCATCGGTTCGATCGTGAAGATCATGCCCGGAACGAGAAGCATTCCCGTACCCCGTCTTCCCACGTGTTCCACTTCCGGGATCTCGTGGAATTTCAGCCCGACTCCGTGTCCGCAGAACTCTCGGACTACCGAGTACCCGTTCTCCTCGGCATATTCTTGGATAACAGCACCCACGTCTCCTAGAAAACGCCAGGGTTGTGCGGCTTCAATGCCTTTTTCCAGACATTCTTTCGTGACACGCACCAATTTTTGACGATCTTCTGCAACTTCCCCGATCATGAACATGCGGGAAGCGTCCGAAAAATAGCCGTTATATATAGTTGAAACGTCGACATTGATAATATCACCACTTCTTAAAATGATATTTTTATCAGGAATTCCATGACACACTTCCTCGTTAATCGACGTGCATACGCTTTTGGGAAATCCTTCGTAATTCAATGGTGCGGGAATAGCCCCATGTGCCACGGTGAAATCGTATACCAGCGTGTTTATATCCTCGGTCGACATCCCTTCCCGGATGTTTGCCGCCACGTGATCTAACACGGCCGTGTTGATCTTTGCACTTTCGCGGATGCCTTCTATCTGTTCCGCGTTCTTGATAATCTTTCGAGGGGGGACAATGTGTCCTTGACGACGATAGAGTTTAATTTTTTCCTCGATGGAGGATGTCAATTTGTTTTCGTTTTTATTGAATAGCATATTGCTGTCTCCTTTTGTAATAAAGCACTAAGGTAATGTTTTTAGAAACAGGTTATCCTCTGCTCCTCATCTTTTTTCAAAAATGAAAAAGGCATCCGGGAGAACCCCGAACGCCTTACCTGTGTGTGTTGTGTGTATGTGAGTGTGAATCTTTGCTTATTCGTTAATCATCACTATCAAATACTTCGTCTGTTTCCAGAATGTACTCGGGTCGTTGATTTTCAAAGTTTGCATACCGTCGTCCCCGGTTTCCAGCGTGTATGATTCGCTTGGGTGAATGGAAAGTATTTTTGCTTTTTTGGAATTTAACGGGATGGATGTCAATTCACGCATATCGGCATCCACGAATTCTGCATTTTGAGCTTGGGAAGAAACGATCGGCGGGCAGAAGATTCCTTGTCTTGAAATCACGTTAGCCTCTTTTAATCCCTTTCTGGAACCTAACAAGTAGTGGATCGTGTTGAGCGATTTGTCTTGATTGGCAATCGTTTCTTTCTGGGCAATTGATTCTTCTTGTAAATTGCTCACGTTTTGGTTAAGTTCAGCTATTTGTTGAGTCTTGATACCTAGTTCTTTTTCTTTGGCAGCCAAAATCAAGTTGATTTCGTTAATCTTTTGATCTCTGAGCGCTAACTCTTCGTTTAACCCGGCGATTAACTTCTTGAATTCAGCAGATTGTCTTTTGTTCGTTTTTTCCAGTTTGGCAATTTTTTCTTTGTAACCGGCAATAGCGTTTGAAAGTGCTTGCACGTCATTTTTTAAAGCGGTAATCTGGCTTTTGCTCTTGCTGCTTTTCGTGTCACTCTGTGATTCGATAGCCAAAATATGTTCGGCCTCACGGATTGATTGCATGCCAGCAGAAATGTCGTTCAAATCTGCCAAAAGTTTATCCATTTCGTCGCTTTGTCCATTGCTAATAGTTTGCAGCGAATCTATTTTTGCCTGTAAAGCTTTATATTTTTGTGAATTATCCACGCAACTCCCTAGGAAGCTTATGGAAAACAAACTGATTGCTAAAAAAATAAACGTTTTCATAGTTTCTTTGTTTTGATGTTTTATTCTATGCCTGATTAAAAGCAATGCCCGTGCCATTCATGCAATAAAATGATAAAGTATTGAAATACAGATTATAAATGTATTTATTTGAATTCTATTATTGTGGAAAATTTTACCCAGTTGTGGAATTTCTCCCCAGATTACCTGTGGGAAAATTATTAAATTTTACTTGATGGTGGTACTGATTTTATCTTTAATCTGGATGACGTTCGCAATTTGGAGAATAAAAATCGTTTTGGGAGAAAAAAATTAGGGCTGAATTCTTTGCTTGGAATTCAGCCCTATTAGTTACCTTTGCTTTTGCATAAAAAAGTAGTAATTTTGATTGCGATAGAATGAATTAAAATTAATATCAGGTATTATTTTGAGTGAAGAGCTTTTGATAACAAGATTGCATGAAGATAATAGTCTGGCTTTTAAGGAAATCTTTAAGTTATATTATCATCCGTTATGTATGTATGCTTATCGTTATGTGCAGGACGATGCGATTACAGATGACTTCGTGCAGGATGCATTTTTGAACTTCTGGGAACGGCGTGGCGAGTTTCATGCATTGACGGCTATTCGCTCTTTTCTTTATCTAAGCGTGAGGAATGCCTGTTTGAATTGGTTGAAACATCTAGCTGTTAGGCAACGGAACGAAATGGATTTTGCTTCATTTCTTCAAGAGGAACCGGAGGATGATTTTATTTTGGAGGATATGGTTCATGCTAAGTTGTATGTGGCGATAGAAGAGTTGTCCGATCGGGCTAGGGAGATCGTGCTGATGACATTAAAAGGTACTTCCAATCCGGAGATTGCTTCAACGTTAGGGGTATCACTGAATACGGTGAAAACCGTCAAATTGAGAGCGTATCGTGTGTTGCGAGAAAAGTTGAAGGATTTTAATTGGTTATTAGCCATGTTGTTGATTCCATAATTGTTTTTGCGAAAAAAATATCATTTTCCTTGTCACCCTGTTGTGAGGGGTTGTTGTTTATGGAATAAAATGAATATACGTATGAATTTTAATCCAGACATAGAAAATTTGATATATGGTCATCTTCGAGGAAGACTCTCGTCCGAGGAGCAAGCCAAATTGGATAAATGGTTAAACGACAAGCCTGCTAATAAAGTCTTGTTTGATCGAATTTGTGACAAAGAGACGATCTTGCGTAAGGCAAAGTTTTTTGACAGGCATTCTCAGGAGAAGATGTGGGAGAGTTTGGAATCTAAAATCTATAAAAAGAAAAAAAGGTATTTTTTGCATCGGTGGATAGCAGCTTCTTTGATGGTTCCATTGTTCGTGGGCGCATGGCTTCTTGTGAATAATGGGGAAAGAGATGGGGAAAAAGAGGTCGGCTATGAAATTCTGTCCGGTACCGCATGTGCTAGATTAGAACTGGCTGATGGAACAGTTATCGCTTTACATCAAGATAGCGTGTACTCGGTGGAACTGGCTCGGGGAGAACGATTGGATAACGAAGGGGGAATGGTGTCATATGCACAAGATTCAACCGGGGAAGTAGTCAAAGAGTATAACGAGATTCGAACGCCTAGAGGAGGAGAGTATCAAATTCGATTGCCCGACGGGACAAAAGTTTGGTTGAATGCAGAGTCCGTGTTACGTTTCCCGAGGATGTTTTCCGGGAATGAGAGGCACGTGTATGCACAGGGAGAACTTTATTTTGAGGTAGCTCGAGATTCAACCAGACCCTTTCGTGTAGAGTTGGAAAGCTACACGGTAGAAGTGACGGGTACGGAATTTAATGTTCGTACATACGCTGACGGCCCTCAGTTGACGACCTTGGTATCCGGAGGTGTGACAATTTATCGGGAGAATGAAATCGTCTGTTTAAAGCCGGGTGAAGAAGCGGTGTTGCAACAAGCGGGGGGAACGATTCACGTTCAAAAAGCGGAGGTGGAGTCCCGGTTAGCTTGGTTGCGAGGGTATTTTTTGTTTGATAATGCCAAATTAGAAGATATCATGAACGAATTGGGAAGATGGTATAACGTGGATATCTTTTTTGAGAATACTAAGGTTCGAGAGGAACGTTTTTCCTTGGAACTTCGGCGTCATGAAGATTTTTGGCAGGTACTTGATTTGATTGAACGTGCGGGAATGGTGGAAATTGTCGTTAAAAAGAATGTGATTTTTATAAAATGAAAATACCAGATGTCGCTACACATCTGGTATAGTAAAAAGTCCTAATGGACCATTGTAAAATTTATTATGTACAAATGTATGAAAAAAAAAGGACGAATGGGTATACAAAAGTATGCCCGATCTAAAATTTTGCGGATTATGAAATTGACTGTGGTATTTTTGTTCGTGACGTTTTTATCCGTTTCGGCTTCAAGTTTAGCCCAGAAAACAACGATTCGGGTAAATAATACGAGTTTAAAACAAGTGTTTAGGGAAATCAGGCAGAAAATGGGGTATACGTTTGTTTTTAATGAACAAATCGTGAATAAAGAGGGAAAGGTATCTTTGGATATTACTTCTGACGATATCCATGAGATATTGAATAAGTGTTTGGAAAATACCTCGTTGAATTACGAGATACAAGGTGATGTCATCGTAATCTTATTTCAGGAAAAGCAAATAACGAAAGAGGAAGAAAAAGGTGTTGTTAAAATTACGGGTAATGTAAAGGATAAAAATGGTAGTCCGTTGCCGGGAGTTACGGTATTGGTAAAAGGTACCACCGTGGGAGTCGCCACGGATGTAAATGGAAATTATTCTATTGTTTTACCTGAAATTAAAGAACCTGTTCTCGTTTTTTCGTTTATTGGAATGAAGACAGAGGAGATTGGGGCTAACAAAAAGGTGATCAACGTAGTTATGCATGAAAGTGCAGAACAATTGGAAGAAGTGGTGGTGAATACAGGTTATCAGACAATTAATGTTCGAAATTTAACAAGTTCTGTGAGTTCCGTAAAAGCGGAGGATATTTTGGTGGCCGGAATGACAAGTATTGATGCTGCTTTGGAGGGGCGTATTCCTGATTTGTTATTGATGAGCAATTTCGGGGAAGTTGGCTCTACACCTAGAATCCGTATCCGTGGAACTTCGACTTTGTTGGGTAATCGCGAGCCTTTGTGGGTATTGGATGGAATTATTCTTACCGATCCGGTTCGTGTAGATCCGACGGATTTGAATAATCCTGATTATATTAACATTATCGGTAATGCAATTTCAGGTATTAATCCCCAAGACATTGAACGGATTGACGTGTTAAAAGATGCTTCTGCCACGGCTTTGTACGGGACTCGTGCCGCTAACGGGGTTATTGTTGTTACCACCAAAAAAGGTAGAAGCGGTAAAGCTCGGTTGTCATACAATCATACATCAAAATTGACGCGTCGTCCTCGCTATTCTGATCGAGATATTAATTTAATGAATTCTCAAGAAAGAGTACGTTTTGGAAAAGAATTGACAGATATGCACTATATTTTCCCGGAAGGAATGGTGATGGTGGGCTATGAAGGTGCATTCTATCGTTTACAAACAGGATCATCCAATTATGAACAATTTATGAACGAAGTAAATTTCTACGAGAAAGTAAATACGGATTGGTTTGATGTTTTGACGAGAGATGCTTATTCTCATGGACACAATATCAGTATTTCCGGGGGAAGTGATGATATGCGTTATTATACTTCTATTGGTTATGATCGAGAAAACGGAGTCTCCAAAACAACTTATACGGAGCGTTATACCGCGTTGATAAACTTGAATACGGAGTTATTCGGTAAATTGAGATTAGGTTTTCAGTTAAATGGAAATATCCAGAAGAAAAATCATTTGATGGAATCGATAAACACGATGGACTATGCTTACAATACGACTCGTGCCCTTCCATGTTATAATGAAGACGGATCTCTGTTTTTTTACGAGAATCGTTATTACTCCCATGCTAATCATCCTGGAAAAAAGTATAGGTTCAATATTTTAAACGAAATTAATAATAGCTCTAACGAGTATGATGGAGAAGGATTAAGT
Encoded proteins:
- a CDS encoding FecR family protein, producing the protein MNFNPDIENLIYGHLRGRLSSEEQAKLDKWLNDKPANKVLFDRICDKETILRKAKFFDRHSQEKMWESLESKIYKKKKRYFLHRWIAASLMVPLFVGAWLLVNNGERDGEKEVGYEILSGTACARLELADGTVIALHQDSVYSVELARGERLDNEGGMVSYAQDSTGEVVKEYNEIRTPRGGEYQIRLPDGTKVWLNAESVLRFPRMFSGNERHVYAQGELYFEVARDSTRPFRVELESYTVEVTGTEFNVRTYADGPQLTTLVSGGVTIYRENEIVCLKPGEEAVLQQAGGTIHVQKAEVESRLAWLRGYFLFDNAKLEDIMNELGRWYNVDIFFENTKVREERFSLELRRHEDFWQVLDLIERAGMVEIVVKKNVIFIK
- the map gene encoding type I methionyl aminopeptidase, producing the protein MLFNKNENKLTSSIEEKIKLYRRQGHIVPPRKIIKNAEQIEGIRESAKINTAVLDHVAANIREGMSTEDINTLVYDFTVAHGAIPAPLNYEGFPKSVCTSINEEVCHGIPDKNIILRSGDIINVDVSTIYNGYFSDASRMFMIGEVAEDRQKLVRVTKECLEKGIEAAQPWRFLGDVGAVIQEYAEENGYSVVREFCGHGVGLKFHEIPEVEHVGRRGTGMLLVPGMIFTIEPMINMGERYVFIDEDNDWTVITEDEQPSAQWENTILITETGNEILTW
- the fldA gene encoding flavodoxin FldA — protein: MKKVGIFYGSTTGATEGVAETIASRLGVANEDIHNVGTTKVDEVDKYDVLLLGSSTWGIGELQDDWNDFLDKLKAKKLSGKTVAIFGCGDSASFGGSFCSAIGIIYNELQGSGCQFAGSVDTDGYSYDSSEACVDGQFVGLPLDESNESDQTDKRIDTWISGLKQVIC
- a CDS encoding Cbp1 family collagen-binding glycoprotein adhesin — encoded protein: MKTFIFLAISLFSISFLGSCVDNSQKYKALQAKIDSLQTISNGQSDEMDKLLADLNDISAGMQSIREAEHILAIESQSDTKSSKSKSQITALKNDVQALSNAIAGYKEKIAKLEKTNKRQSAEFKKLIAGLNEELALRDQKINEINLILAAKEKELGIKTQQIAELNQNVSNLQEESIAQKETIANQDKSLNTIHYLLGSRKGLKEANVISRQGIFCPPIVSSQAQNAEFVDADMRELTSIPLNSKKAKILSIHPSESYTLETGDDGMQTLKINDPSTFWKQTKYLIVMINE
- a CDS encoding sigma-70 family RNA polymerase sigma factor; translated protein: MSEELLITRLHEDNSLAFKEIFKLYYHPLCMYAYRYVQDDAITDDFVQDAFLNFWERRGEFHALTAIRSFLYLSVRNACLNWLKHLAVRQRNEMDFASFLQEEPEDDFILEDMVHAKLYVAIEELSDRAREIVLMTLKGTSNPEIASTLGVSLNTVKTVKLRAYRVLREKLKDFNWLLAMLLIP
- a CDS encoding AAA domain-containing protein produces the protein MANEPITSPLIDLLRQYKLLQEEFEFEKETFYQQTQRAGIPKRIQQGVCWYPVSAHRSYYNSLNQLVIEVKRDENDDTDHNFEYGRPVCFFRFDATGNLRYFNFSATISYVHENTMLVVLPNSNSLLDIQGTKDLGVQLYFDGTSYKTMFSALKEVMEAKNNRLAHLREVILGNEMAEQRQLQPIHLTWLNRSQEQAVNRVLATKEVAVVHGPPGTGKTTTLVESVYETLRRENQVLVCAQSNTAVDWIAEKLLDRGVNVLRIGNPTRVNDKMLSFTYERKFESHPAYPALRAARASIRELSGRLKRLKGAKRESSRRMLHELRDQAIKLEIKIDAQLFGEARVIACTLVGSANKQLNGKMFSTLFIDEAAQALEAACWIAISKAYRVILAGDHFQLPPTIKCYEAAKGGLDRTLLQKIILRKPETVSMLETQYRMHEDIMYFPSKWFYKGRLQASPEVRHRNILEYDTPIEWFDTALCKFSEDCVNETYGRINKPEAELLVKQLQEYIEKIGVERVLDERIDFGLISPYRVQVQYIRQIIKRNRFFIPLRKLITIHTVDGFQGQERDVILISLVRANDEGNIGFLNDLRRMNVAITRARMKLIILGDATTLTCHPFYKALYKYIREKGRIIEIQPEASDTLPS